The following coding sequences lie in one Carcharodon carcharias isolate sCarCar2 chromosome 5, sCarCar2.pri, whole genome shotgun sequence genomic window:
- the ndufaf4 gene encoding NADH dehydrogenase [ubiquinone] 1 alpha subcomplex assembly factor 4, producing MGARLTRAMRNFNLENRAHRQISKEKPRIAPRHPSSEALIEQPLSDHPEVHEAHNKNEKLLSLLKDVYVDSKDIPAKKHVSAETSKQLQEHRLLKSTLNYELFNITKVPKGKLSIPEALTILNNHKLQPKIWTTDKIAEDYSLELKDVKGLLEFFKPFEIKILPPEQNDKERITAS from the exons ATGGGGGCGCGTTTGACACGTGCGATGCGGAACTTTAACCTAGAGAACAGAGCGCACAGGCAGATCAGCAAAGAGAAGCCGAGGATCGCACCGAGGCACCCGAGCAGTGAGGCACTGATCGAGCAGCCGCTCAGCG ACCACCCTGAAGTACATGAAGCTCATAACAAGAATGAAAAACTTTTGTCTTTACTCAAAGATGTTTATGTTGATTCCAAGGATATTCCTGCAAAG AAACATGTAAGTGCTGAAACATCCAAGCAGCTGCAAGAGCACAGACTTCTCAAATCTACTTTGAATTATGAGCTGTTCAACATTACAAAGGTTCCCAAAGGCAAGTTGAGCATACCAGAGGCTCTTACAATCCTCAACAACCACAAACTTCAGCCCAAAATATGGACAACTGACAAAATAGCTGAAGATTACAGTCTAGAACTTAAAGACGTTAAAGGACTGCTGGAATTTTTCAAACCATTTGAAATAAAAATTCTACCTCCAGAACAAAATGATAAAGAACGTATAACTGCAAGTTAG